One Vitis vinifera cultivar Pinot Noir 40024 chromosome 8, ASM3070453v1 genomic window carries:
- the LOC100251885 gene encoding 3-isopropylmalate dehydratase large subunit, chloroplastic, producing MASSTISSNSTTFIKKDVGLSAFSSSPSSFSVPKTKRRNSRKIVSVMAPQQSPRSPSTTGSVKTAMTMTEKILARASQKPQLSPGENVWVDVDILMTHDVCGPGSFGIFKKEFGQNAKVWDREKIVIIPDHYIFTNDERANRNVDILRDFCTEQNIKYFYDIKDLGNFKVNPDYKGVCHVALAQEGHCRPGEVLLGTDSHTCTAGAFGQFATGIGNTDAGFVLGTGKILLKVPPTLRFVMDGEMPDYLLAKDLILQIIGEISVSGATYKSMEFVGSTVESLTMEERMTLCNMVVEAGGKNGVVPADSTTHKYLEDKTDVPYEPVYSDEQARFLSEYRFDVSKLEPLVAKPHSPDNRALARECKDVKIDRVYIGSCTGGKTEDFLAAAKVFHASGKKVKVPTFLVPATQKVWMDVYSLPVPGCGGKTCSQIFEEAGCDTPASPSCGACLGGPRDTYARMNEPQVCVSTTNRNFPGRMGHKEGQIYLASPYTAAASALTGFVTDPREFLQ from the exons atgGCTTCTTCTACTATTTCCTCCAACTCTACTACTTTCATCAAG AAAGATGTGGGTCTCTCTGCATTTTCATCATCGCCATCATCATTTTCCGTCCCGAAAACCAAGAGAAGGAATTCCCGGAAAATTGTTTCAGTTATGGCACCCCAACAATCGCCACGATCTCCTTCCACCACTGGCTCA GTCAAGACTGCAATGACCATGACTGAAAAGATTTTAGCCAGGGCTTCTCAGAAACCCCAGCTGAGCCCAGGTGAGAATGTTTGGGTAGATGTTGATATCTTGATGACCCATGATGTCTGTGGCCCAGGTTCTTTTGGAATCTTCAAGAAAGAGTTTGGCCAGAATGCCAAG GTTTGGGACCGTGAAAAGATTGTTATAATACCTGACCACTACATCTTCACAAATGATGAGCGGGCAAATCGTAATGTTGATATATTGAGGGATTTTTGCACGGAGCAAAATATCAAGTACTTCTATGATATAAAAGATCTTGGTAATTTCAAG GTTAACCCAGATTATAAAGGTGTATGCCATGTTGCTCTTGCCCAAGAAGGTCATTGCAGGCCTGGAGAG GTCCTGCTGGGTACTGACTCCCACACATGTACTGCTGGGGCATTTGGCCAGTTTGCTACTGGAATAGGTAACACCGATGCTGGTTTTGTATTGGGCACTGGAAAGATCCTGCTCAAG GTGCCTCCCACATTGAGATTTGTTATGGATGGAGAAATGCCTGATTACTTGCTCGCAAAGGATTTGATTTTGCAG ATTATTGGTGAAATATCAGTTTCTGGGGCAACATATAAATCCATGGAATTTGTTGGCAGTACTGTTGAAAGTCTGACT ATGGAAGAAAGGATGACATTATGCAACATGGTTGTTGAAGCTGGAGGAAAGAATGGTGTTGTTCCTGCTGATAGTACTACACATAAGTACCTTGAG GATAAGACAGATGTTCCATATGAACCGGTTTATAGCGATGAGCAAGCCAG ATTTCTTTCCGAGTATAGATTTGATGTCTCAAAACTGGAACCGCTGGTGGCAAAG CCTCATTCACCTGATAATCGTGCTTTGGCAAGAGAATGCAAAGATGTGAAAATTGACAGGGTATATATTGGATCTTGCACTGGTGGAAAAACTGAGGATTTTCTAGCTGCAGCCAAAGTTTTTCATGCTTCC GGAAAGAAGGTCAAAGTTCCCACATTCCTTGTCCCTGCAACCCAAAAG GTCTGGATGGATGTATATAGTCTCCCAGTACCAGGATGTGGTGGCAAGACTTGCTCCCAGATATTTGAGGAAGCTGGTTGTGATACACCTGCAAGTCCTAGTTGTGGTGCTTGTTTGGGTGGCCCTAGAGACACATATGCACGCATGAACGAACCTCAG GTATGCGTCTCTACAACAAATAGGAACTTCCCTGGGCGAATGGGGCACAAAGAAGGCCAGATATATCTAGCTTCTCCTTACACAGCAGCAGCATCTGCTTTGACTGGTTTTGTCACTGATCCCAGAGAGTTCTTGCAGTAG